CAGGACAACAACGGCTTTGCCGGCGTCTTTTTGCGCCAATATCGCATTTTTCAAGCCTTCGGCGTTAAATCTGCCGTTTGCGTTATAAAGCGGGTAGTACACGATTTTCGCGCCTCTGCGCACGCCAAACGTCAATTCGTAATTTTCCCAGTTTTTCTCCGGCAAGATCACGGCGTCGTTCGCCCCGACAAACAGGTCGGCGACGATGCTCAAACCGTGCGTCAAGGCGTTGGTGGCAATCGGATTGCCGAACGTTTTATCGCGCAGCGAAGGGTTTTGCCGCAATATTTTTTCCCGCCATGCCGCCCGCAGTTCCGGCTTGCCCGCCGGAGGAGCATACGAGTAAAGGTCTTTGGGCGCGTAAGCGGACAATGTTTCCTGAATCACGTCCAAATGCATCGGCACTCCGCCTTCCGTGGCGATGCCGATCGTGGCGTTGAACTTTTTGGCTTTTTTGCCCGCTTCGGCGCTTTGGCTTAAGATGCCTTCCTTGGGAAAGTAAATCTCTTTGCCTAACGGCGACAACATCGCGAAAACGTGGGCGTTTTCCGTCTCCAACGTCGCATTCAATTGCTTTAGCAGCGCGTTCATTCTCTCCATACTTCCTTCCGGTTCTGAATTTATAAAACAATCATAACCGATTTGCCATGTCATTGCATCCGATTTTGCATACGTCGGCATACAAATTTATCATAAAAAAAACAACATTGTACAAATACCTGTAACTATTTTAAAATTAACGATATAACAAGTAAATTAATGCAAATATTTTCCTGAGTAGATCATGACGGATGTGAAAAGATGTTCATTGCGCATCGGTCGAATGGGAGGGACCTGTTTCGTTGCACGCCAAAGAGCAAGGAAATCCCAAGCCGTCGTATGAAACGAACCATTTAAGCCGTTTGGCGAATGTCGGTCAAATATCTGCCGGAATCGCTCATGAAATCCGTAACCCGTTAACTGCAGTCAAGGGCTTTTTGCAATTGTTGAAAGAGCAAACTTCACACAAATATTTGGATATTGCCAGCGTCGAATTGGATCGGGCTATTTCCGCCCTGCAAAATTTGCTGCAAGTGGCAAGGCCGGATCCCGACAATGAAGCGTTCAGCGAAATCAAACTGTGCATCGAACTGGAAGCGATTTTATTCCTGTTTCAGGACCAAATTTATCGGGTACATATTGAAAAAGATTTGCGGGACCAAAATGAAGTGATTTTGGGCAAACGCAACCAGTTGAAGAAGGCGCTGTTCAATTTGTTGAAAAACGCCTTTGAAGCGATTCCGGACAAAGGGACCATTTATATCAGCCATCGCCGGGAAGGCGACAGCATGATCGTCACAATCAGGGACACCGGCGTGGGCATCTCGGAAAAAGATCTGGACATGTTAGGCACTCCGTTTTTCTCAACGAAAAGCGAAGGAACCGGGATGGGCCTGGCGCAGGTATATGCGACAATCTATCAACATGGCGCGAAAATCGAAGTGGAAAGCGAAAAAGGCGTCGGCACCGCATTCAAGCTGATTTTTCCGATAGCCGAAAATTTTCCGCTAATGCAGGAGACAATGGAATATCCGTATGCGGCGAACCGCTCCTGGGAAACGTTTTTGCGCGATCATAAAAAGGCGTTCTGCAATCACATTCTCACTGCGATAGGCGAAGAATTCGCAATTGCGGATAGCGTTATCAACCATCCTTCATTTCATGAGCTGGCAGAGCAAATCGTCGAAATGTCTTTGCAGGATGACAAGGAGCAAGCCGCGCAGGTAAAGCAATTGATAAGCGGCAAGCTGATGGTAAGCGGCATCCCGCTCTCCGCTTGCTGCGCGTTTGTGTCGTGCCTGCGCCGGACATTTTTGCAGCGCGCCGGAGCGTTTTTTCACCAGGCCGGGTTCACTGAAATGCAGGAGCTCTATAATTGGGTTTTGCGGTTCAACGAGTTGCTGGATACGTTTTTGGAACAAGCTGTCGCGGAACTTGGCGATCCGCTATCCGCGGAGGATCAGGCTGTGCCTTTCCTGATTTGCGGCAAGGCGGTTGCGGTTGTGCCTTTGGTGGGAAATTTAAGCGAAGCGCGCGCGCGTAAAATCAGGGATATCGCCTTGACAAACATCGCCAAGGGAGGAGTTGACGTTCTCTGTCTTGACTGGAGCGGATTGCTGCGCTTCGACAAGGAAGTGTATCAACGCATTT
This genomic window from Bacilli bacterium contains:
- a CDS encoding ATP-binding protein, with the translated sequence MHAKEQGNPKPSYETNHLSRLANVGQISAGIAHEIRNPLTAVKGFLQLLKEQTSHKYLDIASVELDRAISALQNLLQVARPDPDNEAFSEIKLCIELEAILFLFQDQIYRVHIEKDLRDQNEVILGKRNQLKKALFNLLKNAFEAIPDKGTIYISHRREGDSMIVTIRDTGVGISEKDLDMLGTPFFSTKSEGTGMGLAQVYATIYQHGAKIEVESEKGVGTAFKLIFPIAENFPLMQETMEYPYAANRSWETFLRDHKKAFCNHILTAIGEEFAIADSVINHPSFHELAEQIVEMSLQDDKEQAAQVKQLISGKLMVSGIPLSACCAFVSCLRRTFLQRAGAFFHQAGFTEMQELYNWVLRFNELLDTFLEQAVAELGDPLSAEDQAVPFLICGKAVAVVPLVGNLSEARARKIRDIALTNIAKGGVDVLCLDWSGLLRFDKEVYQRICTIMEAAHLLGCTVAVTGIRQEMAELMTDHGLPLKDHVKIYATLQRLMESVH